In Nitrosococcus oceani ATCC 19707, the following proteins share a genomic window:
- the mads1 gene encoding methylation-associated defense system helix-turn-helix domain-containing protein MAD1, with the protein MPDESVDAEILTIKEVALYLKVTERTIYRLAADKKIPGFKVGGAWRFSRKEIDQWIRRQSEDQHGDAGEHDDK; encoded by the coding sequence ATGCCTGACGAGTCAGTGGACGCAGAGATTCTTACGATCAAGGAGGTTGCCCTCTATCTGAAGGTCACCGAGCGGACTATCTATCGCTTGGCAGCGGACAAAAAAATCCCCGGCTTCAAGGTGGGTGGGGCTTGGCGATTTTCCAGGAAGGAAATCGATCAGTGGATTCGGCGTCAGTCTGAAGACCAGCATGGGGACGCGGGTGAGCACGATGACAAGTGA
- the qatD gene encoding Qat anti-phage system TatD family nuclease QatD has translation MIDFHCHVDLYPDPHAIARECRERKLNVLSVTTTPSAWAGTSALGGGAIITALGLHPQLAHERKGELPLFDRILPGSAYVGEVGLDGASEFKTHWQDQIDVFRHILGACTEAGGRVMSIHSRRASTPVLDLLELYPESGTPILHWFTGTARELDRAISLGCWFSVGPAMLRSKRGKDLVMRMPRERVLTESDGPFAQIKERSIFPWEVNLAEAKLADLWDSDPGSTGQLLSENLNILLSIGR, from the coding sequence ATGATCGACTTTCACTGTCACGTCGATCTATACCCTGACCCGCATGCGATTGCCCGGGAATGTCGTGAGCGAAAGCTAAACGTGTTGTCTGTGACCACGACACCTAGCGCGTGGGCAGGTACCTCGGCTCTAGGCGGAGGCGCAATCATAACGGCGCTTGGTCTGCACCCTCAACTCGCACATGAGAGAAAGGGTGAGTTGCCGTTGTTCGATCGCATACTGCCTGGCAGCGCTTATGTAGGCGAGGTCGGATTGGATGGCGCGTCTGAGTTCAAGACACATTGGCAAGACCAAATCGATGTCTTTCGACACATACTTGGCGCGTGCACCGAAGCCGGTGGAAGGGTTATGTCAATTCACAGTCGGCGTGCAAGTACGCCGGTACTTGACCTGTTAGAGCTGTATCCGGAGTCGGGCACACCGATTCTTCATTGGTTCACCGGGACAGCGCGTGAGCTGGATCGGGCTATTTCTCTGGGATGTTGGTTTAGTGTTGGGCCTGCGATGCTCAGGAGCAAACGTGGAAAGGACTTAGTGATGCGCATGCCTCGAGAGCGTGTACTTACAGAGTCAGACGGACCCTTTGCACAAATAAAAGAAAGATCGATTTTCCCCTGGGAGGTAAATCTTGCGGAAGCAAAGTTAGCGGACCTCTGGGACTCCGATCCGGGGTCTACGGGGCAGTTGCTGAGTGAAAATCTGAATATTCTCTTGTCAATTGGTAGGTAA
- the qatC gene encoding Qat anti-phage system QueC-like protein QatC, translated as MRIICGPSNSKFERLRKDDLRCILYGSAENSYHGSAGGTLLKHVQSLKLSPAPRAWDLLSLALSVICADTAVRRGESPDGWTRQISLTVAVSDPDFWTTQRSLIEDQLKFLTTDLWALQFVGYGLYPKPSKVPKLPDGDCVTLLSGGLDSFVGAIDLVADGKAPFAVSQVAAGDKQSQADFAAKIGGGLNHLQLNHNVKCPGENERSQRARSFIFLAYGVLAASAQKHYHDGERVDLYICENGLISINPPLTPARLGSLSTRTTHPVFLGLFQRLLDVAELRIAVRNPYQFRTKGEMLLECKDQAFLRKHAAETTSCGRYARNGWQHCGRCFPCLIRRAAFHAWGKDDRTKYVYADLSKNDSQHARYDDVRCAAMAAALVDADGLDALATNNLNALAMGDLTPYKAILTRGIREVGQFLAAAGVR; from the coding sequence ATGAGAATTATCTGTGGTCCCTCCAACTCAAAGTTCGAGCGCCTGCGCAAAGACGACTTGCGGTGCATTCTGTATGGTTCTGCGGAGAATTCCTATCACGGTTCGGCTGGCGGGACACTTCTCAAACACGTTCAGAGTCTTAAGTTATCCCCAGCGCCTCGCGCGTGGGATCTGCTGTCGCTCGCTCTCTCGGTCATCTGTGCGGATACAGCTGTCCGGCGCGGCGAGAGCCCGGATGGTTGGACCCGCCAGATTTCTCTTACCGTCGCGGTGAGTGATCCAGATTTCTGGACAACTCAGCGCTCGCTTATCGAAGATCAGCTTAAGTTCCTTACAACCGATTTATGGGCTCTGCAATTCGTGGGTTATGGCCTTTACCCTAAACCAAGCAAAGTTCCCAAGCTTCCGGATGGCGATTGCGTTACCTTGCTTTCGGGCGGCCTTGACAGCTTTGTCGGTGCTATCGACCTCGTCGCTGATGGTAAGGCCCCATTTGCTGTCAGTCAGGTTGCGGCAGGTGATAAGCAATCGCAAGCGGACTTTGCTGCGAAGATCGGTGGCGGACTTAATCATCTGCAACTGAATCACAACGTCAAATGTCCGGGCGAGAATGAACGTTCACAACGCGCCCGATCATTCATCTTCCTTGCCTATGGCGTTCTGGCTGCTAGTGCGCAGAAGCACTACCACGATGGTGAGCGCGTTGACCTTTATATTTGCGAAAACGGGTTGATATCGATCAATCCGCCTCTCACGCCGGCCCGGCTCGGTAGTCTTAGCACGAGGACGACCCACCCGGTTTTTCTGGGATTATTTCAGAGGCTGCTCGATGTTGCTGAACTGCGGATTGCAGTTCGCAATCCATATCAATTTAGGACGAAAGGCGAAATGCTCCTTGAATGCAAGGACCAGGCATTTCTTAGGAAGCACGCTGCAGAGACAACTAGTTGTGGACGCTATGCGCGCAATGGCTGGCAACACTGCGGGAGGTGCTTTCCGTGTCTGATCAGACGCGCTGCATTCCATGCATGGGGAAAAGACGATAGGACAAAATATGTCTATGCCGATCTGTCGAAGAATGATTCGCAGCACGCCCGATATGATGACGTACGATGCGCAGCGATGGCAGCGGCGCTTGTCGATGCAGATGGACTAGACGCGCTTGCGACTAACAATCTCAATGCCTTAGCTATGGGCGATCTTACCCCTTATAAGGCCATACTTACTCGTGGAATAAGGGAAGTTGGTCAGTTTCTGGCAGCAGCAGGTGTTCGATGA